The genomic region AAAATGGTTTAAAAAGCAAAGTCAATTTTTAAAAAAGAATAAAAAGGGCACTTTAAAAAATTGGGTTTCTCAACAAATAGAAAATGAAAAGCAAGCCTTTAATCGTATTGAAAATATGGTGAATTATTGTGAAGTTTCTCATTTTGACAAAGATGAACGGCGAAAGACTTGGTATCGGTTAGATCCTGAAGTGTTTGGAGGCAATCTGAAAATTTCAACTTTATCAGATGTATCTAAATATGTACTTAATGATCCACAAAATTATTATTATAATTTATTTTATGGAATTGATTCACTTTTTACTCATGGATATCTAATATCTGATATTTTCCCTGAGGAAGCTAATGAATTTAAGATTGCATTACTAAATTTATGTCTTGGTAATCTAAAAGCAATGTGTAAGTTTATGGATCTTTCTGTAAATCAGGAAAAACAATTAAATTTACTTACTCGAAAAGTGAAACAACTACACTTAAATAAACAACCATTACGTTTAACAGAATTTGAAGAAAAATTAGATGATAAAAAATTAAAAGATAAATTTAAAGTACAAATAGAACAGAACTTTAAAGCATATCAATGGTTAGAAAATAAACATTACAATTATGCACTCCACATTTTATTACGAACAATTAACGAGCAAGTGATGAGCTGGAAGTGGATGTTATCAAATAATTCAGATAAGCGTATTAAACTATTTGCATTAACAAGTCAAATTCAAACAATTTCAGATATATATCGTTTATGTGTTCCTAATTCAAAAGAACAACAAAAATTATCTCATTTAAGAAGAGATAAAAAAGATATTTATGATGAATTAGCAAATGATTTAATGCGTGAACGTACAATTAAAAAAGATAAACAAAAACGTCGGTGGTTTGTTTTAGAAAGTAACGCGCAAACAGTACATTCAATGCATCAATTAGAACATGTATTATTACCTGAAGATGGGGAATTCAGCTATTTATATGCAAATGGCTTTTTATCTGTACACGTTCATGGAATTAATCTTGAATTACCATACTCAATTGAAAATAAAACAGTATTCTTATTAGCAGGTGTAACTGATAAAAATGCATGCCACCATGTAACAGAAAAACTTTGGAATCTTTTTAAATCAGAGGAATAATAATGAAAGTTGTTAGTAGAACATCATTAAAAAATCAGTTAGAAAAAAGTTTTAAAGCATATTCTAATTGTCATTCAACAATTACAAATTTTAAACAAGATCGTAAAATTGATATAATCAAAAATCAAGATTCATATTCTTATCATGAAAGAGGCTTTGAAAATATTCGAAAAAAGAATTTAAACAAAGCAAAAGTAATGAATTTAGTTCAAAAACAAATAGATGTAGAATTTCCGAATAGTAAAAAGATATACTATT from Ligilactobacillus cholophilus harbors:
- a CDS encoding DUF5677 domain-containing protein, translating into MNNLFEQVKQLTEEISKEWNKTDSIVSKTVTQMAKLNLELTDNFLELVKNKMPIAARIIARPVYERSVFLQFILHDRREISSRALLFYHSSRLRQYLWLNYILKDPTCFKNFEMEQKWFKKQSQFLKKNKKGTLKNWVSQQIENEKQAFNRIENMVNYCEVSHFDKDERRKTWYRLDPEVFGGNLKISTLSDVSKYVLNDPQNYYYNLFYGIDSLFTHGYLISDIFPEEANEFKIALLNLCLGNLKAMCKFMDLSVNQEKQLNLLTRKVKQLHLNKQPLRLTEFEEKLDDKKLKDKFKVQIEQNFKAYQWLENKHYNYALHILLRTINEQVMSWKWMLSNNSDKRIKLFALTSQIQTISDIYRLCVPNSKEQQKLSHLRRDKKDIYDELANDLMRERTIKKDKQKRRWFVLESNAQTVHSMHQLEHVLLPEDGEFSYLYANGFLSVHVHGINLELPYSIENKTVFLLAGVTDKNACHHVTEKLWNLFKSEE